From a single Nostoc sp. MS1 genomic region:
- a CDS encoding DUF1802 family protein, translating to MSQLFSMPTALCLLAPEIEALIQGRTIAAMSKMFIRPGQKFSLYPIESSGNALPIEQYYHVNLLPISQTTVKQNTSQTVSIQAWARCELCQIIDKTKPLNVLSQLTIWTPEAFETIIQKQGNIFLVYLRVYHLSQACEVAFDDSFQEKLGKFVSLPNIAGSEDKPILSDRTFAQRKQQLEKLEPPQHPELEALQTALTQISHTHPDAKELDDDIRRFLGWNSDKPEITLDSDLVWIEKIAEVGNSSDGQTFEKLVRRGLLKLGFTGSGINPDATGGAGGMDFYAETPYPIVGECKATKTEKVSDGTPAQLLKIGLNHLDNFQYEQAVKLIVAAGELTNFALRTATNQKMNVIRPETLQKLVELQAHHKNSINLLEMKDCLQKEPFGLADDKVQSYIDKVEQNIKLRSHIIQVLKNYLERTKYEGAGVESLHAAYVTSNNTPPLESSSLPRQLC from the coding sequence ATGAGTCAGCTGTTTTCCATGCCGACAGCGCTGTGTTTACTTGCCCCTGAGATTGAAGCATTAATACAGGGGCGGACAATTGCAGCAATGTCTAAAATGTTTATTCGTCCTGGGCAAAAATTTTCTCTTTATCCTATTGAATCTTCAGGTAATGCACTGCCAATTGAGCAATACTATCATGTAAATTTATTGCCCATCTCCCAGACAACTGTTAAACAAAATACGTCTCAAACTGTCTCAATTCAAGCTTGGGCAAGGTGTGAACTTTGTCAAATTATAGATAAGACTAAACCGTTAAATGTTTTGTCCCAATTAACAATTTGGACACCAGAAGCATTTGAGACAATCATACAGAAACAAGGGAATATTTTTCTTGTTTACTTACGGGTTTATCATTTGTCTCAGGCGTGTGAAGTTGCATTTGATGATAGTTTTCAAGAAAAACTGGGTAAATTTGTGAGTTTACCTAATATCGCTGGTTCTGAGGATAAACCGATTTTAAGCGATCGCACTTTCGCACAACGCAAGCAGCAGCTAGAAAAACTAGAACCACCACAGCACCCAGAGTTAGAAGCATTGCAAACTGCTTTAACACAAATCTCTCATACTCACCCAGATGCGAAAGAACTAGATGATGATATCCGCAGATTTCTAGGTTGGAATAGTGATAAACCTGAAATCACACTCGATTCAGATTTAGTGTGGATTGAAAAAATAGCTGAAGTTGGCAATTCTAGTGATGGACAGACATTTGAAAAATTAGTGCGTCGAGGATTATTAAAATTAGGCTTTACTGGTTCAGGGATAAATCCAGATGCAACTGGCGGGGCTGGAGGTATGGATTTTTATGCTGAAACACCTTACCCCATCGTAGGAGAATGCAAAGCTACTAAAACAGAAAAGGTTTCTGATGGTACACCTGCACAATTACTAAAGATAGGTTTAAATCATCTAGATAACTTTCAGTATGAGCAAGCAGTAAAATTAATTGTTGCTGCTGGAGAACTTACTAATTTCGCCCTAAGAACTGCTACTAATCAAAAAATGAATGTAATTCGCCCTGAAACACTACAAAAGCTAGTTGAACTGCAAGCACACCATAAAAACTCTATAAATTTATTAGAAATGAAAGATTGTTTGCAAAAAGAGCCTTTTGGTTTAGCTGATGATAAAGTACAGTCTTATATTGATAAAGTTGAACAGAATATCAAATTGCGATCGCACATTATTCAAGTATTAAAAAACTATCTAGAGCGTACTAAATATGAAGGTGCTGGGGTTGAGTCACTTCATGCTGCCTATGTGACATCTAATAATACTCCTCCTTTGGAATCTAGTAGTCTGCCAAGACAACTTTGCTAG
- a CDS encoding IS630 family transposase (programmed frameshift) has translation MAKKYIVDLNEEEVSQLQAIIKKGKHKARTITRANILLMASEGETDQAIASIVRAHVATVQRIREKFVIGGLDFALKDEVHPPKPKKLDEKQEAFLIATACSNPPVGRVRWTMQLLADHLVNVGIIDSISDETVRQTLKKNEIKPWLKQQWCIPEVNAEYVFRMEDVLDLYNEPYDPKRPVVCFDERPYQLVEEVRLPLPPEPEQPERYDFEYKRNGTVNLFACFQPLAGWRHIEVTERRTKVDFAKQMKNLVDVCYQDADVIRLVVDNLNIHTPSALYEVFPPEEARRIIQKLEFHYTPKHASWLNQVEIELSVLSRQCLERRIPNAETLTSEIAAWEKQRNQQKASVYWGFQTKDARRKMQRLYPTLT, from the exons ATGGCGAAAAAGTACATTGTTGACTTGAATGAAGAGGAAGTTTCTCAGCTACAAGCAATAATTAAAAAAGGTAAACACAAAGCAAGAACCATAACCCGTGCAAACATTCTTCTAATGGCTTCTGAAGGAGAAACGGATCAAGCGATCGCTAGCATAGTTAGAGCGCATGTTGCAACAGTGCAACGAATACGAGAAAAATTTGTCATTGGGGGGTTAGATTTTGCTTTAAAGGATGAAGTTCATCCACCAAAACCTAAAAAGTTAGATGAAAAACAAGAAGCATTTTTAATTGCCACTGCTTGTTCCAATCCACCAGTTGGAAGAGTACGTTGGACAATGCAATTATTAGCGGATCATTTAGTGAACGTTGGTATCATAGATTCAATTTCGGACGAAACAGTGCGTCAAACTTTAAAAAAAA ATGAAATCAAACCGTGGTTAAAACAACAGTGGTGCATTCCTGAAGTTAACGCAGAATATGTTTTCCGAATGGAAGATGTGTTGGATTTATACAATGAGCCTTATGATCCTAAACGTCCTGTAGTCTGCTTTGATGAACGTCCCTACCAACTAGTAGAAGAAGTAAGACTTCCTTTGCCACCAGAGCCGGAGCAGCCTGAACGTTATGATTTCGAGTATAAACGTAACGGGACAGTAAATTTATTTGCGTGTTTTCAACCCTTGGCAGGTTGGCGGCATATCGAAGTTACAGAACGTCGAACTAAAGTCGATTTTGCTAAACAGATGAAAAATTTAGTAGATGTTTGCTACCAAGATGCTGATGTTATTCGTTTGGTAGTTGATAACCTGAATATTCATACTCCCAGCGCATTATATGAAGTTTTTCCACCAGAAGAAGCACGTCGAATTATTCAAAAATTAGAGTTTCACTATACTCCTAAGCACGCTTCTTGGTTGAATCAAGTAGAAATTGAATTATCTGTTTTATCCCGCCAATGTTTAGAACGGCGTATTCCTAATGCAGAAACATTAACTTCTGAGATTGCCGCTTGGGAGAAACAACGTAATCAGCAAAAAGCCAGTGTCTATTGGGGTTTCCAAACCAAAGATGCTCGCCGAAAAATGCAGCGTTTATATCCAACTCTAACCTAG
- a CDS encoding translation initiation factor — protein MVNNFFDKAREFLTGANNDEYDQDSEYRDTYYSDREVTPASQDPYGDPADQSYGDFTPANQDPYGDPAGQYYGDLTPASQDPYGDPANQSYGDVTPASQDPYGDPADQNYGDISPASEDPYGDPADEYGYGR, from the coding sequence ATGGTAAACAACTTTTTTGACAAAGCAAGAGAGTTTTTAACTGGAGCCAACAACGACGAGTATGATCAAGATTCAGAATATCGTGATACTTATTATTCTGATCGCGAAGTAACCCCAGCTAGTCAAGACCCATACGGCGACCCTGCTGATCAATCATACGGCGACTTCACCCCAGCAAATCAAGACCCATACGGCGACCCGGCCGGTCAATACTACGGTGACTTAACTCCAGCCAGTCAAGACCCTTATGGCGACCCTGCTAATCAATCATACGGCGATGTAACCCCTGCAAGTCAAGATCCTTACGGCGACCCTGCTGACCAAAACTACGGTGATATCAGCCCCGCCAGTGAAGACCCCTATGGCGACCCAGCAGACGAATACGGTTACGGACGCTAA